Proteins encoded in a region of the Mucilaginibacter sabulilitoris genome:
- the secDF gene encoding protein translocase subunit SecDF, with translation MQGKGVIKFFAILLAVVCLYQLSFTWVARKVESDAKVYSKGDTEREKAYLDSMSTQPVYPLLKHNYQYVKQRELALGLDLKGGMNVTMQISLNELVRKIANNNPDVTFNQALENADKLQADAKTTQKDFISLFVSEYEKLNPNGKLAAIFSTRDNQDHLKFNASNSEVESYLKDQANTAVKQSYTVLNTRINQFGVTQPNIQLEQSSNRILVELPGVKEPERVRKLLQGSAKLEFYETFDNTEAYQYLINIDNLLAAKNKTAKTDSSKTAAATAATTTAKTDTAAKAGSLLSKVQKNAAKDTSALANKTQLAASHPLFALMSPNIGQDQSGQQQLGQGPVVGYAPLRDTAKINSYLHSADVMAVIPRNLKFLWEVKPIKNNKDKAFALYAIKLSGADNGPVLSGDVINDASKDVDQKGSPEVRMVMNSQGAEKWRTITAEASSGTNKKAIAIVLDDNVYSAPTVQNEISGGVSSISGNFTIEDTQDLANVLKAGRLPAPAHIISEAVVGPSLGQEAINAGVTSSILGLVVVLIFMIAYYNRAGTVAVVAVIINIFFLMGVLTSLGAVLTLPGIAGIVLTLGIAVDANVLVYERVREELALGKSLRIAVADGFKHALPSILDSQISTFLTGLILFIFGSGPIQGFATTLMIGIITSLFCSLLISRVIFEWMLDKGWDIKFSNPWSSHTFKNAAFKFVKNRFKFYIFSGLFITAGLISIVTRGFSYGVDFEGGRNYIITFPNKGVTTEVIHDAVDATLGRSTEVKTFGADKISITTNLLIRDNNAATDAKVKNTLIQALNSKEATRITDKDIVGFSKVSATVADELKTSAIYTVLFAIFVISAYILIRFRKWQFSLGAMVATAHDALLVLSFFSLFRGILPFSLDIDQAFIAAILTVIGYSINDTVVVFDRIREFLELHHAKTDNPEEVINQAINSTLSRTIITALTVIFVLIVLFVFGGDVIKGFSFALLIGVIFGTYSSICVATPVIVDFGKKDLR, from the coding sequence ATGCAAGGTAAAGGGGTTATTAAATTTTTCGCCATTCTATTAGCTGTAGTATGCTTATACCAGCTTTCATTTACATGGGTGGCGCGCAAAGTTGAAAGTGATGCCAAAGTATATTCGAAGGGTGACACTGAGAGAGAAAAAGCGTATCTGGATTCTATGTCAACACAACCGGTATATCCGTTGTTAAAACACAACTATCAATACGTAAAACAAAGAGAACTTGCATTGGGCCTCGACCTTAAAGGTGGTATGAACGTTACCATGCAAATTTCGCTTAACGAGCTGGTGAGGAAAATTGCCAACAACAATCCTGATGTTACTTTTAACCAGGCTTTGGAAAATGCCGACAAGTTACAGGCAGATGCCAAAACCACTCAAAAGGATTTCATCTCGTTATTTGTCAGCGAATATGAAAAGCTAAATCCAAACGGAAAGCTTGCAGCTATTTTCTCTACAAGGGACAACCAGGATCACCTGAAATTCAACGCCTCAAACAGCGAAGTTGAATCTTATTTGAAAGATCAAGCTAATACCGCGGTGAAACAATCATACACTGTTTTAAACACCCGTATCAATCAGTTTGGTGTTACCCAGCCTAACATTCAGTTAGAGCAAAGCTCAAACCGTATTTTGGTTGAGTTGCCTGGGGTTAAAGAACCGGAGCGTGTTCGTAAATTATTACAAGGTTCGGCAAAGCTGGAGTTTTATGAAACTTTTGACAATACTGAAGCTTACCAGTACCTGATCAATATTGACAATTTATTAGCAGCTAAAAACAAAACTGCTAAAACCGATTCTTCAAAAACTGCTGCTGCTACCGCAGCGACAACTACTGCAAAAACAGATACAGCAGCAAAAGCCGGTTCATTGTTAAGCAAAGTTCAGAAGAACGCAGCAAAAGACACATCTGCATTAGCTAACAAAACACAGCTTGCAGCATCGCACCCGTTATTTGCCCTGATGTCTCCAAACATCGGTCAGGATCAAAGTGGTCAGCAGCAATTAGGTCAGGGCCCTGTAGTGGGTTATGCACCGCTGAGAGACACTGCTAAAATTAACTCATACCTACACAGTGCGGATGTTATGGCGGTAATACCCCGTAACCTGAAATTCCTTTGGGAAGTAAAGCCAATTAAGAACAACAAGGATAAAGCATTTGCATTATACGCCATTAAACTAAGTGGAGCCGATAACGGCCCTGTACTATCAGGCGATGTGATTAATGACGCCAGCAAAGATGTTGATCAAAAAGGCAGTCCTGAGGTGCGCATGGTTATGAACTCGCAGGGAGCCGAAAAATGGCGCACCATCACTGCCGAGGCATCATCAGGTACTAACAAGAAAGCTATCGCTATCGTCCTTGACGACAATGTGTACTCTGCCCCAACTGTTCAAAACGAAATTTCGGGTGGTGTATCATCTATTTCAGGAAACTTTACTATTGAAGATACACAGGATTTGGCCAACGTATTAAAAGCCGGTCGTTTACCTGCACCTGCTCACATCATATCAGAAGCAGTAGTAGGTCCGTCACTAGGTCAGGAAGCTATTAATGCTGGTGTAACCTCAAGCATATTAGGTTTGGTTGTAGTATTGATATTCATGATAGCTTATTACAATCGCGCGGGTACTGTAGCGGTGGTAGCGGTAATCATCAACATATTCTTCCTGATGGGTGTATTAACCAGCTTAGGCGCGGTATTAACCTTGCCAGGTATTGCCGGTATCGTATTAACCCTGGGTATTGCGGTTGATGCCAACGTACTGGTTTATGAACGCGTTCGTGAAGAGCTTGCGCTTGGTAAATCATTAAGAATAGCTGTTGCTGATGGTTTTAAACACGCCCTGCCATCTATCCTCGATTCACAGATCAGTACTTTCTTAACCGGTTTAATCCTGTTCATTTTTGGTTCAGGTCCTATTCAGGGTTTTGCAACAACATTAATGATCGGTATCATCACCTCATTATTCTGCTCATTACTGATATCAAGGGTTATATTTGAGTGGATGCTTGACAAAGGTTGGGATATCAAATTCTCAAACCCATGGAGCTCACACACCTTTAAAAATGCAGCTTTCAAATTTGTAAAAAACCGTTTCAAGTTCTATATTTTCTCTGGCTTGTTTATAACTGCCGGTTTAATCTCTATTGTTACCCGCGGCTTTAGCTACGGTGTTGACTTTGAAGGTGGCCGTAACTATATCATCACCTTCCCGAATAAAGGTGTAACTACTGAGGTTATACACGATGCTGTTGATGCAACATTAGGTCGCAGTACCGAGGTTAAAACATTTGGTGCCGATAAGATCAGCATCACTACCAACCTGTTGATCAGGGATAACAATGCAGCTACAGATGCCAAAGTGAAGAACACACTGATCCAGGCTTTAAATAGCAAGGAAGCTACCCGTATTACTGATAAGGATATAGTAGGTTTCTCGAAAGTAAGTGCTACCGTGGCCGATGAGTTAAAAACATCAGCTATATATACCGTATTGTTCGCCATATTTGTTATCTCGGCTTACATTCTGATCCGCTTCCGTAAATGGCAGTTCAGCTTGGGAGCGATGGTGGCTACCGCGCATGATGCGTTACTGGTATTATCGTTCTTTTCTTTATTCAGAGGTATACTACCATTCTCACTGGATATTGACCAGGCGTTCATTGCAGCGATATTAACGGTTATTGGTTACTCTATTAACGATACCGTGGTAGTGTTCGACAGGATCCGCGAGTTCCTGGAACTGCACCATGCTAAAACCGATAACCCGGAAGAAGTTATTAACCAGGCTATCAACAGCACATTAAGCCGTACCATTATTACCGCCTTAACGGTAATATTCGTATTAATCGTGTTGTTTGTATTTGGTGGTGACGTGATTAAAGGGTTCTCGTTTGCGTTGTTGATTGGCGTGATCTTCGGAACATACTCATCTATCTGCGTGGCTACGCCGGTTATTGTTGACTTTGGTAAAAAAGACCTGAGATAA
- a CDS encoding NAD(P)/FAD-dependent oxidoreductase codes for MNITDSSKFPLVVVVGGGFGGLQVAKHLKDKPVEVLMLDKHNYHTFQPLLYQVAMGSLESESIAFSLRKNFASQKNFRFRIAEVTKINAAKNTIDTTIGEIAYDYLVIATGSTTNFFGNKDIEKFSMPMKSIPEALNLRYDILQNIEEALLKPTKEERDPYLTFVLVGAGPTGVELSGSLAELRNHILTKDYPELKKEDMKVYLVDFLPKVLGPFSDEASHAAKEFLTGMGVEVLLGMKVESYDGEQIKFEGGKTIRTKNVIWSAGVMGVIPEGIAKDIIERGNRIRTDSICRVVGTNNIFAIGDVAAMITHDTPKGHPGVAQVAIQMGQHVAKSITALINHEPTAPFKYFDKGSLATIGRNKAVADLGKIKFQGFFAWLVWMFVHLISLLGGRNKVIVFINWVSSYVTYNGGTRLIIRKFEREGLTEDHHLPNTVD; via the coding sequence ATGAATATAACAGATAGTTCAAAATTTCCACTGGTAGTTGTTGTAGGCGGAGGGTTTGGTGGCCTGCAGGTAGCGAAACACCTGAAAGACAAACCCGTTGAGGTGTTAATGCTCGATAAGCACAATTATCATACCTTTCAGCCCCTTTTGTACCAGGTTGCTATGGGCAGCCTGGAGTCGGAATCGATAGCTTTTTCGCTGCGTAAAAATTTTGCCAGCCAAAAGAATTTCAGGTTCAGGATAGCTGAAGTAACCAAGATAAATGCCGCAAAGAATACTATTGATACCACCATTGGCGAAATAGCCTATGACTACCTGGTGATAGCCACAGGATCGACCACCAATTTTTTTGGTAATAAGGATATTGAAAAGTTTTCGATGCCCATGAAATCCATTCCCGAAGCGCTTAACCTGCGGTATGATATATTACAAAACATAGAAGAAGCTTTGCTGAAACCCACTAAGGAAGAACGTGACCCTTACCTAACCTTTGTATTGGTAGGCGCTGGCCCAACCGGTGTTGAATTATCGGGCTCCCTGGCCGAACTGCGAAACCATATCCTGACTAAAGATTACCCCGAACTAAAAAAAGAGGATATGAAGGTGTACCTGGTTGATTTTTTACCTAAAGTATTGGGCCCTTTCTCTGATGAGGCCTCACATGCTGCCAAGGAGTTTTTAACCGGTATGGGTGTTGAGGTGCTTTTGGGCATGAAGGTGGAGAGTTATGATGGTGAACAAATTAAATTTGAAGGCGGTAAAACCATCCGAACCAAAAATGTGATCTGGAGCGCGGGAGTTATGGGCGTTATTCCGGAGGGTATTGCTAAAGACATTATTGAACGAGGTAACCGCATCCGGACGGATAGTATCTGTCGTGTAGTGGGCACCAATAATATATTTGCCATTGGCGATGTAGCGGCCATGATAACACATGACACACCGAAAGGGCATCCCGGAGTGGCACAAGTAGCTATACAAATGGGCCAGCATGTAGCCAAATCAATAACAGCGTTGATTAACCACGAACCTACCGCACCTTTCAAGTATTTTGATAAAGGCTCATTAGCAACCATTGGCCGCAATAAAGCCGTTGCCGATTTGGGTAAAATAAAATTTCAGGGATTTTTTGCCTGGCTGGTATGGATGTTCGTTCACCTGATATCGCTTTTAGGCGGTCGCAATAAGGTGATCGTATTCATCAACTGGGTATCCAGCTATGTTACTTACAATGGCGGCACGAGGCTTATTATACGCAAGTTTGAACGTGAGGGGCTTACCGAGGATCATCATTTGCCCAATACAGTTGATTGA
- a CDS encoding beta/alpha barrel domain-containing protein has translation MNIKITECPRDAMQGLHDFVPTEIKAAYINLLLQVGFDTIDFGSFVSAKAIPQLQDTAEVLKKLDMNNTRSKLLAIIANYRGAEDAVKHKEITYLGYPFSISETFQLRNTNTTIPHAFENVKRIHELCISSGKKLLVYLSMGFGNPYGDEWNTGIIEKWTEQLTKQEIHHIALADTIGIAEAGQIASIYPDLCSKFPETEFGIHLHSTPDTWQPKIEAAYKSGCKRFDVALKGYGGCPMAADDLTGNIATENLLGYLQSQNESLGLNLTKFQEAMDYSGKVFG, from the coding sequence ATGAATATAAAGATAACCGAATGCCCGCGGGATGCCATGCAGGGCCTGCATGATTTTGTACCGACCGAAATAAAAGCGGCATACATTAACCTGCTTTTGCAAGTTGGTTTCGATACCATTGATTTTGGGAGCTTTGTATCGGCTAAAGCCATACCACAGTTACAAGATACCGCCGAGGTATTGAAAAAGCTTGATATGAACAATACCCGGTCAAAACTTTTGGCCATAATTGCCAATTACCGGGGTGCCGAAGATGCAGTAAAACATAAGGAGATCACCTATCTGGGCTATCCCTTTTCGATATCCGAAACCTTTCAGCTGCGCAACACCAATACCACCATACCACATGCTTTTGAAAATGTAAAAAGGATACATGAGTTGTGTATATCGTCTGGTAAAAAGTTGTTGGTTTACTTGTCTATGGGATTTGGCAATCCCTATGGCGACGAATGGAACACCGGCATTATCGAAAAGTGGACAGAGCAACTTACCAAACAAGAAATACATCATATTGCATTAGCCGACACCATTGGCATTGCCGAAGCTGGGCAAATTGCCAGCATTTACCCCGACCTATGTAGCAAATTCCCTGAAACTGAATTTGGAATACACCTGCACTCTACTCCCGATACCTGGCAACCGAAGATAGAAGCGGCTTATAAAAGTGGCTGTAAACGATTTGACGTAGCATTGAAAGGCTATGGTGGCTGTCCAATGGCCGCAGATGACCTTACAGGCAATATTGCTACAGAAAACCTACTTGGATACCTCCAATCACAAAACGAGTCCCTGGGCCTTAATTTGACCAAATTTCAGGAAGCGATGGATTATTCAGGAAAAGTATTTGGATAA
- a CDS encoding ROK family protein: MELENKGVKGSQLKNMIIKRLYFNKAMSCAGLSELFDKSIPSIAKAINELMHEGFVVEDGYAPSSGGRRPLMYSVRSNAMYILAIALDQLTARIQLFDLQNNPVADMQTFELRLLNNPDALAKLVEEINNYNKSTGIAKDKIAGIGIGMPGFINVTEGINYTYLDAGGQSLTAYLTTKTGITTYIDNDSSLIALAEQKFGIAKAQNEVMVINLGWGIGLGMIVNGKLFRGYTGFAGELSHIPLSEDGALCECGKRGCLEAEASMLVVAQKAIAGIKQGRVTSLKYNNNDHSKLMGDALLEAANNGDQFAIELLSDAGYKIGKALAILIHIMNPAIIVLSGRGAKVAKILMAPIQQALHKYCIPRLAAGTELLVSELGFDAELVGAAVLVMENFDKTVKAKVSKGAKSAAA, from the coding sequence ATGGAACTTGAGAATAAAGGGGTTAAGGGCAGTCAGCTGAAAAATATGATCATTAAAAGGCTTTATTTTAATAAAGCCATGTCATGTGCCGGACTGAGTGAATTATTTGATAAAAGCATACCATCAATAGCTAAAGCCATAAATGAACTAATGCACGAGGGCTTTGTAGTTGAGGATGGTTACGCCCCGTCGAGCGGTGGACGCAGGCCTTTGATGTACTCGGTAAGGTCAAACGCGATGTATATCCTGGCTATCGCGTTAGATCAGCTTACAGCGCGCATACAGCTTTTTGACCTTCAGAATAACCCTGTGGCCGATATGCAGACATTTGAGCTCAGACTGTTGAATAACCCCGATGCTCTGGCTAAACTGGTTGAAGAGATTAATAATTATAACAAAAGTACCGGTATCGCTAAAGATAAAATAGCCGGTATTGGTATCGGGATGCCTGGCTTTATAAACGTAACCGAGGGCATTAATTACACTTACCTTGATGCTGGCGGTCAAAGCCTAACAGCATACCTGACAACCAAAACAGGCATCACCACTTATATTGATAACGATTCGAGCTTAATAGCTCTCGCTGAGCAAAAGTTTGGTATAGCCAAAGCTCAAAACGAAGTAATGGTTATTAACCTGGGCTGGGGTATCGGTTTAGGGATGATTGTTAACGGAAAGCTTTTCAGAGGATACACCGGTTTTGCAGGCGAACTGAGTCATATCCCTTTGTCGGAAGATGGCGCCCTTTGCGAATGCGGTAAACGTGGTTGTCTTGAAGCTGAAGCATCTATGTTGGTTGTGGCTCAAAAAGCCATTGCAGGCATTAAACAAGGGCGCGTAACCAGTTTAAAATATAACAATAATGATCATTCCAAACTTATGGGTGATGCTTTACTGGAGGCCGCGAATAATGGTGATCAATTTGCCATTGAGCTGTTATCAGATGCAGGCTATAAAATAGGGAAGGCACTGGCAATACTGATCCATATCATGAACCCGGCTATTATTGTATTGAGTGGTAGGGGAGCAAAAGTCGCTAAAATACTAATGGCGCCTATACAACAAGCCTTGCATAAATATTGTATCCCGAGGCTGGCGGCCGGTACCGAACTCCTGGTATCAGAACTTGGCTTTGATGCTGAACTGGTTGGCGCAGCTGTGCTGGTTATGGAAAATTTTGATAAAACAGTAAAAGCAAAAGTGAGCAAGGGTGCAAAATCGGCAGCAGCTTAA
- a CDS encoding VOC family protein: MSTSTQQIIPMLAYEDGIAALNWLCEVFGFEEITRMTDDNGRLSHGEIAMGNNILMVAEPTPDYQGPARHAQNCAIAAKLYSVPYVINGVLVYVDNVKKHYEQAKNGGATILSELEEGFPGTRYRAADLEGQRWMFIQKE; this comes from the coding sequence ATGAGCACATCAACCCAACAAATTATACCTATGCTGGCTTATGAAGACGGCATAGCAGCTTTGAATTGGTTATGCGAGGTTTTTGGATTTGAGGAAATAACCCGAATGACTGATGATAACGGCCGGTTAAGCCATGGTGAAATAGCTATGGGTAATAATATTCTTATGGTGGCCGAACCCACACCCGATTATCAGGGCCCCGCTCGTCATGCCCAAAATTGTGCTATAGCTGCTAAATTGTATAGTGTTCCTTATGTTATTAATGGTGTATTAGTTTATGTAGATAATGTGAAAAAACATTACGAACAAGCAAAAAACGGTGGAGCAACAATACTGTCTGAACTGGAGGAAGGTTTCCCCGGAACCCGTTATCGTGCCGCGGATCTGGAAGGCCAACGCTGGATGTTTATACAGAAGGAGTAA